The following coding sequences are from one Streptomyces sp. NBC_00536 window:
- the lanKC gene encoding class III lanthionine synthetase LanKC — protein MERINHLAYCRADQRFYENSDTARTGAPFPATERPAPDGWRRSETSSWLYVHPEHVQLPAQGWKIHVSATAADAAEVIDTVWEYCVPRSLSFKFLPHPQVHQAMNSKYAPRGGSGKLLTLYPADDASLERTLDELGSLLRGRQGPYILSDLRWREGPLYLRYGGFARRECLSESGERTLAIARPDGVLVPDERAPVFQVPDWAPVPGFIAEQIEARAAAQDDDAFPYTVEKALHYSNGGGIYLATDNDTGRKVVLREARPLAGLDGSGDDAVTRLHREADTLRRLAHLDSVPDILGTFTAWEHHFLVQEFIEGQTLQRYMSTTNPTIKPGSGPSERQAYADTVLDVLGQLERVLEAVHATGTVFGDLSPNNVMVRPDGRVALVDFEIAHRPGTDDPDPSIGTPGYIAKHATGFDRDRYALDCLRLGLFLPLTMTLDLDPDRAGQLAEATGELFSLPTEVVERITTGLTPPGHTARTDRTVADLFAATAAAPVSAPARELERALVAAIRASATPDRQDRLFPGDPAALHDGGYTMAHGAAGVLYALAVTGHATDPEHHEWLWQATHRASEPRPGLYDGLHGAAHTLHLVGRTAQALEVLDRAIDLTTDLTPVGLHDGLAGIGLNLRHFAHALDEPGLHAHVLQTAERLVTRLAGVTRAPAARAGLLRGWSGPALFFLSLYEDTGDTGFLDLARECLQLDLDHCQQIDSVLNLNDGTRLLPYLGAGSAGIAVALAAYLQHRPDGELAVTLDSLHEATDLNFTIQSGLFAGRAGLAAAIAHNRVIETSPHLEAGFKGHIRDLSWHAMAHADGIATTGDQNMRLSMDLATGTAGILHTLHTVAGRLPALPLLDRPGVPARPEQDRSAPRPLALHSAAVGEPASTGDPNSVWACDGTEATP, from the coding sequence GTGGAAAGAATCAACCACCTCGCCTACTGCCGTGCGGACCAGCGGTTCTACGAGAACTCCGACACCGCACGCACCGGCGCACCGTTCCCCGCCACCGAGCGCCCCGCCCCGGACGGCTGGCGCCGCAGCGAGACCAGCAGCTGGCTGTACGTGCACCCCGAGCACGTACAACTCCCCGCGCAGGGATGGAAGATCCACGTCTCGGCCACGGCGGCGGACGCCGCCGAGGTCATCGACACGGTGTGGGAGTACTGCGTACCCCGCTCGCTGTCCTTCAAGTTCCTGCCGCACCCACAGGTGCACCAGGCGATGAACAGCAAATACGCACCCCGCGGCGGCAGCGGCAAGCTCCTGACCCTCTACCCCGCGGACGACGCCTCGCTGGAACGGACCCTCGACGAGCTGGGCTCCCTGCTGCGGGGACGGCAAGGTCCGTACATCCTCAGCGACCTGCGGTGGCGGGAAGGGCCGCTCTACCTCCGGTACGGCGGCTTCGCCCGGCGTGAATGCCTCTCCGAAAGCGGTGAGCGGACCCTCGCCATCGCCCGCCCCGACGGGGTGCTGGTGCCCGACGAGCGCGCCCCCGTCTTCCAAGTGCCCGACTGGGCCCCGGTTCCCGGCTTCATCGCCGAACAGATCGAGGCCCGCGCCGCGGCCCAGGACGACGACGCGTTCCCGTACACGGTGGAGAAGGCGCTGCACTACTCCAACGGCGGCGGCATCTACCTGGCCACGGACAACGACACCGGCCGCAAGGTCGTGCTGCGCGAAGCCCGGCCGCTGGCGGGCCTGGACGGTTCCGGCGACGACGCCGTCACCCGGCTGCACCGGGAGGCCGACACCCTGCGCCGGCTGGCCCACCTGGACTCCGTACCGGACATACTGGGCACCTTCACCGCCTGGGAACACCACTTCCTGGTACAGGAGTTCATCGAGGGGCAGACCCTCCAGCGGTACATGTCCACCACCAACCCGACGATCAAACCGGGTTCGGGGCCGAGCGAACGCCAAGCGTACGCCGACACCGTCCTGGACGTCCTCGGCCAGCTCGAACGGGTCCTGGAAGCGGTCCACGCCACCGGCACCGTCTTCGGCGACCTCAGCCCCAACAACGTCATGGTGCGTCCGGACGGCCGGGTCGCCCTGGTCGACTTCGAGATCGCGCACCGGCCCGGCACCGACGACCCCGATCCCAGCATCGGCACGCCCGGCTACATCGCCAAGCACGCCACGGGCTTCGACCGCGACCGCTACGCCCTCGACTGCCTGCGTCTCGGCCTCTTCCTGCCGCTGACCATGACGCTGGACCTCGACCCGGACCGCGCTGGTCAACTGGCCGAGGCCACAGGGGAGTTGTTCTCCCTGCCCACGGAGGTGGTCGAGCGGATCACCACCGGCCTGACGCCACCGGGACACACGGCGCGCACCGACCGGACCGTGGCCGACCTGTTCGCCGCCACCGCCGCCGCACCGGTCTCCGCCCCCGCCCGTGAGCTGGAACGCGCCCTCGTCGCGGCCATCCGGGCCAGCGCCACCCCGGACCGTCAGGACCGTCTCTTCCCCGGGGACCCCGCGGCCCTGCACGACGGCGGCTACACCATGGCCCACGGCGCGGCCGGCGTCCTGTACGCACTGGCCGTCACCGGCCACGCCACGGACCCGGAACACCACGAGTGGCTGTGGCAGGCCACCCACCGCGCCTCCGAACCCAGGCCCGGCCTGTACGACGGCCTGCACGGCGCCGCACACACCCTGCACCTGGTCGGCCGCACCGCACAGGCGCTGGAGGTGCTGGACCGCGCCATCGACCTCACCACCGACCTCACCCCCGTGGGCCTGCACGACGGACTGGCGGGCATCGGCCTGAACCTGCGGCACTTCGCGCACGCCCTGGACGAACCCGGCCTGCACGCCCACGTGTTGCAGACCGCCGAACGCCTCGTGACGCGGCTGGCCGGCGTCACCCGGGCCCCCGCCGCCCGCGCCGGACTCCTGCGCGGCTGGAGTGGCCCCGCCCTGTTCTTCCTGAGCCTGTACGAGGACACCGGCGACACCGGCTTCCTCGACCTGGCGAGGGAATGCCTCCAACTCGACCTGGACCACTGCCAGCAGATCGACTCGGTGCTCAACCTCAATGACGGCACGCGCCTGTTGCCGTACCTGGGAGCGGGCAGCGCGGGCATCGCCGTGGCCCTCGCGGCCTACCTGCAGCACCGTCCCGACGGCGAACTCGCCGTCACCCTGGACTCGTTGCACGAGGCCACGGACCTGAACTTCACCATCCAGAGCGGACTCTTCGCGGGCCGGGCCGGACTGGCCGCCGCCATCGCCCACAACCGGGTGATCGAAACCAGCCCCCACCTGGAGGCCGGTTTCAAGGGGCACATCCGCGACCTGTCCTGGCACGCCATGGCCCACGCCGACGGCATCGCCACCACCGGTGACCAGAACATGCGGCTGTCCATGGACCTGGCCACCGGCACCGCGGGCATCCTCCACACCCTGCACACCGTCGCGGGCCGGCTGCCCGCCCTGCCCCTCCTCGACCGCCCCGGCGTCCCCGCCCGCCCGGAGCAGGACCGGAGCGCGCCGCGGCCGCTCGCCCTGCACTCGGCCGCCGTGGGCGAGCCGGCGAGTACCGGTGACCCGAACAGCGTCTGGGCCTGCGACGGCACCGAAGCCACTCCCTGA
- a CDS encoding class III lanthipeptide gives MNKILALQNLASDNGPQDGETHITTTVHIGSGISLGPQCTATIN, from the coding sequence GTGAACAAGATCCTCGCCCTGCAGAACCTCGCCTCGGACAACGGTCCCCAGGACGGCGAGACCCACATCACCACCACCGTGCACATAGGCAGCGGCATCAGCCTCGGCCCGCAGTGCACCGCCACCATCAACTGA
- a CDS encoding MFS transporter, translating into MSAPAPSAPVPLGKNRNFRLLWSANALSTLGSQAGFIAVPLLVLSLTGSVTAFGLVMFIESAVAVTAGIPAGILVDRLDRRKVMLACDVLRAAVSAVFVIALTTGHASMPLIIGVSAVTGILSSPFGPAAGAVLRTVVPPEQLVSAYSVNQARNSAITLAGPLIGAALYGVWPVLPFLVDGVSFLASAACVLFLRAPRSPRPEAPARRPRLRSDLVTGLRFIRTSPFLRYSVVNAAMMGFALSAVVITLISLHARGGAAPMSTGVLISVSGAGNLLGAVLAPRLNRLFSPRRLVLGVCWSTALLVPAMTLSDALWWTLALIGVSSIATPAANIALSAAVTHTVPDHLQGRVQTTCALLPALIGPLGPLAAGLLTDRASASLSLLVFGFLLVALAFFSTFGRGLHHIPDLRRRPEARPESPVPVARTPKPVRS; encoded by the coding sequence GTGTCAGCTCCCGCACCTTCAGCTCCCGTACCCCTGGGGAAGAACCGGAACTTCCGGCTGCTCTGGAGCGCGAACGCGTTGTCCACCCTGGGCTCGCAGGCGGGCTTCATCGCCGTGCCCCTGCTGGTCCTCTCGCTCACCGGCTCCGTCACCGCCTTCGGGCTGGTCATGTTCATCGAATCGGCCGTCGCGGTGACCGCGGGCATCCCGGCCGGCATCCTCGTCGACCGGCTGGACCGCCGGAAGGTGATGCTGGCCTGCGACGTGCTGCGCGCCGCGGTCAGCGCGGTGTTCGTCATCGCCCTCACCACCGGGCACGCGTCGATGCCGCTGATCATCGGGGTCAGTGCCGTCACCGGGATCCTCAGCAGCCCGTTCGGTCCCGCCGCGGGCGCGGTGCTGCGCACCGTCGTGCCGCCGGAGCAGCTGGTGTCGGCGTACTCGGTCAACCAGGCGCGCAACTCGGCGATCACCCTGGCCGGTCCGCTGATCGGGGCCGCGCTCTACGGAGTCTGGCCCGTGCTGCCCTTCCTCGTCGACGGGGTCAGCTTCCTGGCCTCGGCGGCCTGCGTGCTGTTCCTCCGCGCGCCGCGGTCCCCGCGCCCCGAGGCCCCGGCCCGGCGCCCCCGGCTGCGCAGCGACCTCGTCACCGGTCTGCGCTTCATCCGCACCAGCCCGTTCCTGCGCTACAGCGTGGTCAACGCCGCCATGATGGGCTTCGCCCTGTCCGCCGTGGTGATCACGCTGATCTCGCTGCACGCCAGGGGCGGCGCCGCCCCCATGAGCACCGGCGTCCTCATCTCGGTGTCCGGCGCGGGCAACCTGCTCGGCGCGGTCCTGGCCCCCCGGCTGAACCGGCTGTTCAGCCCCCGCCGCCTGGTCCTCGGAGTCTGCTGGAGCACCGCCCTGCTCGTTCCGGCCATGACGCTCAGCGACGCGCTCTGGTGGACCCTGGCGTTGATCGGCGTATCCAGCATCGCCACCCCCGCGGCCAACATCGCACTGTCCGCGGCGGTCACCCACACCGTGCCCGACCACCTGCAAGGCCGCGTCCAGACCACCTGCGCGCTCCTGCCCGCGCTCATCGGCCCGCTGGGCCCGCTGGCCGCAGGGCTGCTGACGGACCGTGCCTCCGCCTCGCTCAGCCTGCTGGTGTTCGGCTTCCTGCTCGTCGCCCTCGCGTTCTTCAGCACCTTCGGCCGCGGCCTGCACCACATCCCCGACCTGCGCCGCCGGCCCGAGGCCCGTCCCGAGAGCCCGGTCCCCGTGGCGCGTACGCCGAAGCCGGTCCGGTCGTGA
- a CDS encoding M16 family metallopeptidase: MTAPTAESPATCQEYHLANGLHVVLAEDHLSPVAAVCVWYHVGSRDERPGRTGLAHLFEHLMFQGSAQVPGNGHFEAVQAGGGTANGTTSFERTNYFETVPVQQLELTLWLEADRMGGLLESLTQQALDNQRDVVKNERRQRYDNVPYGTVWERLMAMLHPAGHPYHHMPIGSMTDLDAATMDDARTFFRTHYAPSNAVLAVVGAIDPQQTRAWIDRYFGSLPGEPAARPPVPSPLPAHTRTEQRAVVREPVPADALMCAYRMPPDGTREADAADLALSVLGAGESSRLATRLTRDDQIAMNVSMGLMRFAHAPSLGWLDIKAAGGADIRALERTLDEELARFAAEGPTPAELDRARAHLERRHLDATSTVGGRADLLCRHATFFGSARTADRALAALHDITAAEVRAVGAAHLQRDNRSLLVYERPATPPGRTAPR, encoded by the coding sequence GTGACCGCGCCCACCGCCGAGTCCCCGGCCACCTGCCAGGAGTACCACCTCGCCAACGGGCTGCACGTGGTCCTCGCCGAGGACCATCTCAGCCCCGTCGCCGCCGTGTGCGTCTGGTACCACGTCGGCTCCCGCGACGAGCGGCCCGGCCGGACCGGACTGGCCCACCTCTTCGAGCACTTGATGTTCCAGGGCTCCGCCCAGGTCCCCGGCAACGGCCACTTCGAAGCGGTCCAGGCCGGTGGCGGCACCGCAAACGGCACCACCAGCTTCGAACGCACCAACTACTTCGAGACCGTGCCCGTCCAGCAGCTCGAACTCACCCTGTGGCTGGAGGCCGACCGGATGGGCGGCCTCCTGGAGTCCCTCACCCAACAGGCCCTGGACAACCAGCGCGACGTGGTCAAGAACGAACGGCGCCAGCGCTACGACAACGTCCCCTACGGCACCGTCTGGGAACGCCTGATGGCCATGCTCCACCCGGCCGGGCACCCCTACCACCACATGCCGATCGGCTCGATGACCGACCTCGACGCGGCCACGATGGACGACGCCCGCACCTTCTTCCGCACCCACTACGCCCCCTCCAACGCCGTCCTGGCAGTGGTCGGCGCCATCGACCCGCAGCAGACCCGCGCCTGGATCGACCGGTACTTCGGCTCCCTCCCCGGTGAGCCCGCCGCCAGGCCCCCCGTCCCGAGCCCCCTGCCCGCACACACCCGTACCGAACAGCGCGCCGTGGTGCGCGAGCCGGTTCCCGCCGACGCGCTGATGTGCGCCTACCGGATGCCCCCCGACGGTACGCGCGAGGCGGACGCGGCCGACCTCGCCCTGTCCGTACTCGGCGCGGGCGAGTCCAGCAGGCTCGCCACCCGGCTGACCCGCGACGACCAGATCGCGATGAACGTCTCCATGGGCCTGATGCGGTTCGCCCACGCGCCCTCGCTCGGCTGGCTCGACATCAAGGCCGCCGGAGGCGCGGACATCCGCGCCCTGGAGCGCACCCTCGACGAGGAACTCGCCCGCTTCGCCGCCGAAGGTCCCACCCCGGCCGAACTCGACCGCGCCCGCGCCCACCTGGAGCGCCGGCACCTGGACGCCACCTCCACCGTCGGCGGACGGGCGGACCTGCTGTGCCGCCACGCCACCTTCTTCGGCTCCGCCCGGACCGCGGACCGGGCCCTCGCAGCCCTGCACGACATCACCGCCGCGGAGGTCAGGGCCGTCGGCGCGGCCCACCTCCAGCGCGACAACCGGTCCCTCCTGGTCTACGAACGCCCCGCCACCCCGCCCGGAAGGACAGCGCCCCGATGA
- a CDS encoding M16 family metallopeptidase: MTRPATLPPPRPTRTLHPRPVPSAAPPWEPPPARTDTLGNGLRVVHLHRPGQRVIALELLLDAPREAEPRELEGIATLTARALGHGPRARDTRDFTTAIETCGATLQAQATPDGIRLAVQVPVSGLDRLLDLLTETLRSPAFTPHDVARLVRQRLDEIAHEQASPPRLAALTLHTRLYDDGQRAARPAKGSAETVVRIDSAAVRAFHDTHARPATATAVLVGDFTGVALPRLLESTLGRWVRPAAAPSRPPAPVLAASPGTVLVHRPGAVQTHLLIGRAGPGRHSLRWPAQAIALQCLGGPLTSRLDRTLREEKGYTYGISAFAAPVRTGAHVSVTGSVETRVTADAVAEIMAAIGSAAPGLTASEHHTALRTLKGITPMQYLTSAATARVLADVEAERLPAAYLSTLHRRLDAVTTDEATRELRAALPLDELVVVAVGDADAVEAGLRGLGPLTVLG; this comes from the coding sequence ATGACCCGCCCCGCCACGCTCCCGCCGCCGCGGCCCACGCGCACCCTCCACCCCCGGCCCGTCCCGTCGGCCGCCCCGCCGTGGGAGCCGCCCCCGGCGCGGACCGACACCCTGGGCAACGGCCTGCGCGTGGTGCACCTGCACCGGCCCGGCCAGCGGGTGATCGCCCTCGAACTCCTCCTCGACGCACCCAGGGAAGCCGAACCGCGCGAGCTGGAGGGCATCGCCACCCTGACCGCGCGCGCCCTGGGCCACGGGCCCCGCGCCCGCGACACCCGCGACTTCACCACCGCCATCGAGACTTGTGGCGCGACCCTGCAGGCCCAGGCCACCCCGGACGGGATCCGGCTCGCCGTCCAAGTCCCCGTCTCCGGCCTCGACCGGCTCCTGGACCTGCTCACCGAGACCCTCCGCAGCCCCGCCTTCACGCCCCACGACGTGGCCCGGCTGGTCCGCCAGCGGCTCGACGAGATCGCCCACGAACAGGCCAGTCCCCCACGGCTCGCCGCCCTCACCCTCCACACACGGCTCTACGACGACGGGCAGCGCGCCGCGCGCCCCGCGAAGGGCAGCGCCGAGACCGTGGTGCGCATCGACAGCGCGGCCGTCCGGGCGTTCCACGACACCCACGCCCGGCCCGCGACCGCGACCGCCGTCCTGGTCGGCGACTTCACCGGCGTCGCGCTGCCCCGGCTCCTCGAATCCACCCTGGGCCGCTGGGTACGCCCCGCCGCGGCCCCCAGCCGGCCGCCGGCCCCGGTCCTGGCGGCGTCCCCGGGCACCGTACTGGTCCACCGGCCCGGCGCGGTCCAGACGCACCTCCTGATCGGCCGGGCCGGACCGGGCCGGCACTCGCTCCGCTGGCCCGCCCAGGCCATCGCCCTCCAGTGCCTCGGCGGTCCGCTCACCTCGCGGCTCGACCGGACCCTGCGCGAGGAGAAGGGCTACACCTACGGGATCAGCGCCTTCGCGGCCCCCGTGCGCACCGGCGCGCACGTCTCGGTCACCGGCTCGGTCGAGACCCGGGTCACCGCCGACGCGGTCGCCGAGATCATGGCGGCGATCGGGTCCGCCGCCCCCGGACTCACCGCGTCCGAACACCACACGGCCCTGCGCACCCTCAAGGGGATCACCCCCATGCAGTACTTGACGTCCGCGGCCACGGCGCGGGTGCTGGCCGACGTCGAGGCGGAACGGCTGCCCGCCGCCTACCTGTCCACGCTCCACCGGCGGCTCGACGCCGTCACCACCGACGAGGCGACCCGGGAACTGCGCGCCGCCCTGCCCCTCGACGAGCTGGTCGTCGTCGCGGTGGGGGACGCCGACGCCGTCGAAGCGGGCCTGCGCGGGCTCGGTCCGCTCACCGTCCTCGGCTGA
- a CDS encoding amidase, giving the protein MTTVPGTALGTAPGTTTVSAPGTTAVLAPGSPPGAPAARPPYAVPGLGDMARALADGSVSSRWLTEQCLERIEASQPELNAFRIVHAEAALAEADAADRRLAAGERLPLLGVPLAVKDDMDVAGLPTAFGCAGDFPPKAEDSEAVRRLRAAGAVIVGKTQTPELGQWPHTEGPAFGETRNPWNPAFTPGGSSGGSAAAVAAGLIPAALGSDGAGSIRIPAAWTHLVGIKPQRGRISTWPEPEAFRGLTVNGVLARTVADAALLLDAASGSHPGDLHRPAPVSAARAARTAPGRLRIALSFGMPFTGTSKSLDPAIRYAVERLAGRLEALGHEVALEDPRYGKIGLSFIPRATGGVHEWAARVPDPSLLDPRTSEATLMGRILSGLPLRAARRAEALHQHRIGEIFQRFDVVLTPTTATAPLRVGALAGRGVLETDRVIIAACPYAWPWNVLGWPGVNVPAGFTPQGLPVGAQLLGPEASEPLLISLAAQLEAAENWQSHWPRWSAPLRAGTETSPAHHPVGAR; this is encoded by the coding sequence ATGACCACAGTTCCTGGCACGGCTCTTGGCACGGCTCCTGGCACGACGACCGTCTCGGCTCCGGGCACGACGGCCGTCCTGGCTCCCGGCTCTCCGCCGGGCGCGCCCGCCGCCCGGCCCCCGTACGCGGTGCCCGGCCTGGGCGACATGGCCCGGGCGCTCGCCGACGGCAGCGTGTCCTCGCGCTGGCTGACGGAGCAGTGCCTGGAGCGGATCGAGGCCTCGCAGCCCGAGCTGAACGCCTTCCGCATCGTGCATGCCGAAGCCGCCCTGGCGGAGGCGGACGCGGCCGACCGGCGGCTCGCCGCCGGTGAGCGGCTGCCGCTGCTCGGCGTCCCGCTCGCGGTCAAGGACGACATGGACGTGGCCGGGCTGCCGACCGCCTTCGGCTGCGCCGGGGACTTCCCGCCGAAGGCCGAGGACAGCGAGGCGGTACGCCGCCTGCGCGCCGCGGGCGCGGTCATCGTCGGCAAGACCCAGACCCCGGAACTGGGCCAGTGGCCGCACACCGAGGGCCCCGCCTTCGGCGAGACCCGCAATCCGTGGAACCCGGCGTTCACTCCCGGCGGTTCCTCCGGCGGCTCGGCGGCCGCCGTGGCCGCCGGCCTGATCCCGGCGGCGCTGGGATCGGACGGCGCCGGGTCCATCCGCATCCCGGCGGCCTGGACCCACCTGGTCGGCATCAAACCGCAGCGCGGCCGCATCTCCACCTGGCCGGAGCCGGAGGCCTTCCGCGGGCTGACCGTCAACGGCGTGCTGGCGCGTACGGTCGCGGACGCGGCCCTGCTGCTGGACGCGGCCAGCGGCTCCCACCCCGGCGACCTGCACCGGCCCGCGCCGGTCTCGGCGGCCCGGGCGGCGCGTACCGCGCCGGGGCGGCTGCGGATCGCGCTCTCCTTCGGGATGCCGTTCACGGGCACCTCCAAGTCCCTTGATCCGGCGATCCGTTACGCCGTGGAGCGGCTCGCGGGGCGGCTGGAGGCGCTGGGGCACGAGGTGGCCCTGGAGGACCCCCGGTACGGGAAGATCGGGCTGAGCTTCATACCCCGCGCGACCGGGGGCGTACACGAGTGGGCCGCCCGGGTGCCGGACCCCTCGCTGCTGGACCCGCGCACGAGCGAGGCCACGCTGATGGGCCGGATCCTGAGCGGCCTGCCGCTGCGGGCGGCCCGCCGGGCGGAGGCCCTGCACCAGCACCGGATCGGGGAGATCTTCCAGCGCTTCGACGTGGTCCTCACCCCTACGACCGCCACCGCTCCCCTGCGCGTCGGCGCCCTGGCGGGCCGCGGGGTCCTGGAGACGGACCGGGTGATCATCGCGGCCTGCCCGTACGCGTGGCCCTGGAACGTCCTCGGCTGGCCGGGTGTGAACGTCCCGGCGGGCTTCACCCCCCAGGGCCTGCCCGTGGGCGCCCAGCTCCTGGGCCCGGAGGCCTCGGAGCCCCTCCTCATCTCCCTCGCCGCCCAACTGGAGGCGGCGGAGAACTGGCAGTCCCACTGGCCCCGTTGGTCGGCCCCCCTGCGCGCGGGCACCGAGACCTCCCCGGCACACCACCCGGTGGGGGCGCGCTGA
- a CDS encoding MFS transporter: MALSSPGTGTADATSATSADPAAARPESAPARGLLPLLLVGNTAMYSLYTGVAGILLALQVEHIDPANKVSNFGLIAGVSAIFATVFNPVAGALSDRSGRRNPWILGGGLAAVPAMFLLGLADTILLITIAWCLGQAVMNVYQAALTSVVPDRVPVGARGKASAAVGLGLPFGSTLGALLGAAFSDDYRTGYLLFGAIVAGAAVLFTACGREQRLPVRAPLPVRAQLAAFAGALKDHDFRWAFIGRALLVLGYFAVSGYQLYIMQDHTRLPEGMEPEAAVAILMPLTSVAMVVSTVLGGYLSDRFDRRKLFVGASALLSALALLIPALSTSWSAMLAFAVVNGLAFGSYMAVDTALVTMVLPKAEDAARDMGVLNIANAGPQIVAPFIASVIVSVSGGYTALFVIAAVLSVAGALAVKPIRSVR; the protein is encoded by the coding sequence GTGGCCCTTTCCTCCCCCGGCACCGGCACCGCCGACGCCACCTCCGCGACCTCCGCCGACCCCGCCGCCGCGCGCCCGGAGTCCGCGCCCGCACGCGGCCTGCTCCCCCTGCTCCTCGTCGGCAACACCGCGATGTACTCGCTCTACACAGGGGTCGCCGGAATCCTGCTCGCGCTCCAGGTCGAACACATCGACCCGGCGAACAAGGTCTCCAACTTCGGCCTGATCGCGGGGGTGTCCGCGATCTTCGCCACGGTCTTCAACCCGGTCGCCGGCGCCCTCTCGGACCGCAGCGGCCGCCGCAACCCCTGGATCCTGGGCGGCGGCCTGGCCGCCGTACCCGCGATGTTCCTGCTCGGGCTGGCCGACACGATCCTGCTGATCACCATCGCCTGGTGCCTCGGCCAGGCCGTGATGAACGTCTACCAGGCCGCGCTCACCTCGGTGGTCCCCGACCGGGTCCCGGTCGGCGCGCGCGGCAAGGCCTCGGCGGCGGTCGGCCTGGGCCTCCCCTTCGGCTCGACCCTGGGCGCCCTGCTCGGCGCGGCCTTCTCCGACGACTACCGCACCGGCTACCTGCTCTTCGGCGCGATCGTGGCGGGCGCGGCCGTGCTGTTCACCGCGTGCGGCCGCGAGCAGCGCCTCCCCGTCCGGGCCCCGCTGCCGGTCCGCGCCCAGCTGGCCGCCTTCGCGGGCGCGCTCAAGGACCACGACTTCCGGTGGGCGTTCATCGGGCGCGCCCTGCTGGTCCTCGGCTACTTCGCGGTGAGCGGCTACCAGCTGTACATCATGCAGGACCACACCCGGCTGCCCGAAGGCATGGAGCCGGAAGCGGCGGTGGCCATCCTGATGCCGCTGACCAGCGTGGCGATGGTGGTCTCGACGGTGCTGGGCGGTTACCTGTCCGACCGGTTCGACCGCCGCAAGCTGTTCGTCGGCGCCTCCGCGCTACTGTCGGCGCTCGCGCTCCTCATCCCGGCCCTGTCGACGAGCTGGTCGGCGATGCTCGCCTTCGCGGTGGTCAACGGCCTGGCCTTCGGCAGTTACATGGCCGTGGACACCGCGCTGGTGACGATGGTGCTCCCGAAGGCCGAGGACGCGGCGCGGGACATGGGCGTCCTCAACATCGCCAATGCCGGTCCGCAGATCGTCGCGCCGTTCATCGCCTCGGTGATCGTGTCCGTCAGCGGCGGGTACACCGCCCTGTTCGTCATCGCGGCGGTGCTGTCCGTCGCGGGCGCGCTGGCCGTGAAGCCGATCCGCAGCGTCCGCTGA
- a CDS encoding LacI family DNA-binding transcriptional regulator — protein sequence MPQSPKSPPKSPPKPLPKSSPPLPAAATSADVARLAGVSRATVSYVLNNAEAVRISEPTRRKVRAAAEELGYVPHAAARSLRAGHTRIVLLPTSHVPAGPLYSAFLNELQWALRRLDYTVVQYGSLGLTGDQAARAWAELRPVAVISLGEIVLSAQNVETLKRAGARAVITLGPVSVAGAHALVMDQAEVGARAAAHLVERGHRRIGVIVPEEAGMELFSAPRLAGARAAADGAAEIVPLPMAYTEESARALAARWPGTGADAVFAYNDEYAMLLMRALQDAGLRVPEDVAVMGADDLLIGRLLRPRLSTVQIEMPTGDHLASLVDRAVREPSEVPARHDLMAARAVPREST from the coding sequence ATGCCTCAGTCACCGAAGTCACCACCGAAGTCACCACCCAAGCCGCTGCCGAAGTCGTCACCGCCTCTGCCCGCCGCGGCCACCAGCGCCGATGTCGCCCGCCTGGCCGGGGTCTCGCGCGCCACGGTCTCGTACGTCCTGAACAACGCCGAAGCCGTGCGCATCAGCGAGCCGACCCGCCGCAAGGTCCGCGCGGCGGCCGAGGAACTGGGCTACGTCCCGCACGCCGCCGCCCGCAGCCTGCGCGCCGGACACACCCGCATCGTGCTGCTGCCCACCTCGCACGTCCCGGCCGGGCCGCTGTACAGCGCGTTCCTCAACGAGCTGCAGTGGGCGCTGCGCCGCCTCGACTACACCGTGGTCCAGTACGGCAGCCTCGGCCTCACCGGGGACCAGGCCGCCCGCGCCTGGGCCGAGCTGCGCCCGGTGGCCGTGATCTCGCTGGGCGAGATCGTGCTGAGCGCCCAGAACGTCGAGACCCTCAAGCGGGCCGGTGCCCGCGCCGTGATCACCCTCGGCCCGGTCAGCGTCGCCGGGGCGCACGCGCTCGTCATGGACCAGGCCGAGGTCGGTGCCCGGGCCGCCGCCCACCTCGTCGAGCGCGGCCACCGCCGGATCGGCGTGATCGTCCCCGAGGAGGCGGGCATGGAGCTGTTCTCCGCCCCGCGCCTGGCGGGCGCCCGGGCGGCGGCCGACGGCGCGGCGGAGATCGTCCCGCTGCCGATGGCCTACACCGAGGAGTCCGCCCGCGCCCTCGCGGCCCGCTGGCCCGGGACCGGGGCCGACGCGGTCTTCGCCTACAACGACGAGTACGCGATGCTCCTGATGCGCGCCCTCCAGGACGCGGGACTGCGCGTGCCCGAGGACGTGGCCGTCATGGGCGCCGACGACCTGCTGATCGGCCGCCTGCTGCGGCCGCGGCTGAGCACGGTGCAGATCGAGATGCCCACCGGTGATCACCTGGCCTCGCTGGTGGACCGGGCGGTGCGGGAACCGTCCGAGGTCCCGGCCCGGCACGACCTGATGGCCGCGCGGGCCGTGCCCCGCGAGTCCACCTGA